The Populus alba chromosome 6, ASM523922v2, whole genome shotgun sequence genome contains a region encoding:
- the LOC118033599 gene encoding transcription factor bHLH35, with protein MESIENIGEEYQNYWETKMFLQNEEFDSWAIDEAFSGYYDSSSPDGAASSAASKNIVSERNRRKRLNERLFALRAVVPNITKMDKASIIKDAIDYIQELHEQERRIQAEILELESGKLKKDPGFDVFEQELPVLLRSKKKKIDDRFCDFGGSKNFSRIELLELRVASMGEKTLLVSLTCSKRTDTMVKLCEVFESLRVKIITANITTVSGRVLQTVFIEADEGEKDTLKTRIETAIAALNDPLSPMSM; from the exons ATGGAATCTATTGAGAATATTGGTGAAGAATACCAAAATTACTGGGAAACAAAAATGTTTCTCCAAAACGAGGAGTTTGACAG TTGGGCAATAGATGAGGCTTTTTCAGGGTACTATGACTCAAGTTCGCCGGACGGAGCAGCTTCATCGGCAGCCTCTAAGAATATTGTTTCAGAAAGGAACAGAAGGAAGAGACTCAATGAAAGGCTCTTCGCACTTAGAGCCGTGGTCCCCAACATTACTAAG ATGGACAAGGCATCAATAATCAAAGACGCTATTGATTACATCCAAGAATTGCATGAGCAGGAGAGAAGAATTCAAGCTGAAATATTGGAACTAGAATCTGGGAAATTGAAGAAAGATCCGGGTTTTGATGTATTTGAGCAGGAGCTACCAGTGCTCCTGAgatccaagaaaaagaaaattgatgatCGGTTTTGTGATTTTGGAGGATCCAAGAATTTCTCTCGCATCGAGCTTCTTGAA CTAAGGGTTGCTTCCATGGGAGAGAAGACATTGTTAGTGAGCTTGACATGTAGTAAAAGAACAGATACAATGGTGAAGCTTTGTGAGGTTTTTGAATCTTTGAGAGTCAAAATTATTACAGCTAATATCACGACTGTCTCAGGGAGAGTATTGCAGACAGTCTTCATCGAG GCAGATGAAGGAGAGAAGGATACTTTGAAGACGAGAATTGAAACAGCTATCGCAGCTCTTAATGATCCTCTAAGTCCTATGAGCATGTAA
- the LOC118033600 gene encoding uncharacterized protein: protein MLLQMKKKKTSPGPSKGTKLQPLLQENPLFSLLFRSPNLLLLSSLLFHNPNKNPPQNPKLYPKTTTLELLISKKKIKRPTFKSTTSLFSSLPQPKTETLQQPTSNLTPVDSNPKRVVQFKPPINRPSILDEEDEDEEEKKEKERKRKKTESLLQSDSSSVKGFLSSIPAPRNSSTLGVGSLGSGSGRRSVIESEGPTSSSGGVGAENESGVDQSSEGHASYDGGYVGFDHNGGDYVNYGSYESGADQSVAQNVGGDGVSYGGYESYGGYGDSGQYGSNWDDGSVAAVAETGSGGAAESALRMMGKRRRNEIPTEIIEVKQDELIKNRPREDQVKSTGIAFGPAYQPASSKGKPSKLHKRKHQIGTLYFDMKQKETELAERRSKGFLTKAETHAKYGW from the exons ATGCTTCttcagatgaagaagaaaaagaccaGCCCCGGCCCCAGCAAGGGCACCAAACTCCAGCCTCTTCTCCAGGAAaaccctctcttttctcttctcttccgcagcccaaatcttcttcttctctcttctcttctcttccacaACCCAAACAAGAACCCACCTCAAAACCCCAAGTTATACCCCAAAACAACAACCTTAGAATTGCTAATttcaaagaagaagataaaaaggcCAACCTTCAAATCTACaacctctcttttctcttctttaccACAGCCAAAAACCGAAACTTTACAGCAGCCCACATCAAATTTAACACCTGTAGACAGTAATCCCAAAAGGGTTGTTCAATTTAAGCCTCCCATTAACAGGCCTTCAATTTTAGACGAGGAGGATGAAGATgaggaggagaagaaggagaaggagagaaaaagaaaaaagactgaGTCTTTGTTGCAATCTGATTCTTCTTCAGTGAAGGGTTTCTTGTCCAGTATACCTGCACCAAGAAATTCATCTACTTTAGGGGTTGGTTCTTTGGGTTCTGGGTCTGGAAGGAGGTCTGTGATTGAATCTGAGGGGCCCACTTCAAGTTCTGGCGGTGTTGGAGCAGAAAACGAATCTGGGGTTGATCAAAGTAGTGAGGGACATGCGAGTTATGATGGTGGTTATGTAGGTTTTGATCACAATGGAGGGGATTATGTGAATTATGGTAGTTATGAATCTGGGGCTGATCAAAGTGTTGCTCAAAATGTTGGTGGTGATGGTGTTAGTTATGGAGGGTATGAGAGTTATGGTGGTTATGGAGATTCTGGGCAGTATGGGAGTAATTGGGATGATGGGTCAGTGGCAGCAGTGGCTGAGACTGGAAGTGGAGGGGCAGCTGAAAGTGCATTGAGAATGATGGGGAAGAGAAGAAGGAATGAGATACCAACTGAAATTATTGAGGTGAAGCAGGATGAGTTGATTAAGAATCGACCAAGGGAGGACCAGGTTAAGTCAACTGGAATCGCTTTTGGCCCAGCTTATCAG CCTGCTTCATCGAAAGGGAAGCCATCGAAACTGCACAAGAGGAAGCATCAAATTGGTACTTTGTACTTTGATATGAAGCAGAAGGAGACAGAATTGGCAGAGCGGCGTTCCAAAGGGTTTCTCACTAAAGCTGAAACACATGCCAAGTATGGATGGTGA
- the LOC118033601 gene encoding uncharacterized protein has product MPTLNLFTNIPVDAVTTSDILKDATKALSKIIGKPESYVMVVMHGGVPIVFAGTEAPAAFAEVISIGGLGQSVNAKLSSTIADILQTKLSIDSSRFYIKFFDSPRPFFGFNGTTF; this is encoded by the exons atgccaACCTTGAATCTCTTCACAAACATACCAGTTGATGCTGTTACAACCTCCGATATTCTCAAAGATGCCACCAAGGCTCTTTCTAAAATCATTGGCAAACCTGAATCT TATGTGATGGTTGTGATGCATGGAGGGGTACCTATTGTATTTGCGGGAACAGAAGCACCAGCTGCGTTTGCTGAAGTAATCTCCATTGGTGGACTTGGGCAAAGTGTTAACGCAAAACTGAGTTCAACTATTGCAGATATTCTTCAAACTAAGCTCTCCATTGATAGCTCCCgtttttatataaagtttttCGATTCCCCG CGTCCGTTCTTCGGCTTTAACGGCACAACTTTCTGA